Proteins from a single region of Oncorhynchus nerka isolate Pitt River linkage group LG18, Oner_Uvic_2.0, whole genome shotgun sequence:
- the LOC115146699 gene encoding required for drug-induced death protein 1-like produces MPRRKRQNKKPFKSASEDLTRIMENVEFQSDDVEGEREDGRVKREGRQWETEPGTRGTPMSECERVSLVKQNGPTLKTSKQVHIVFLPDRYTTLIEVEDSEGREEEERKKEAKEKRKKEKHKKYRKNVGKALRFGWRCLVAGLQSLASGYATPLSAAATLVTDVHRTHR; encoded by the exons ATGCCGCGACGGAAACGTCAAAACAAAAAGCCATTCAAGTCTGCATCAGAAGACCTGACAAGAATAATGGAAAATGTCGAGTTTCAGTCGGATgatgtggagggggagagagaggacgggagagtaaagagagaggggaggcagtggGAGACAGAACCAGGGACAAGAGGCACTCCGATGAGTGAGTGTGAGCGCGTTAGCCTGGTAAAACAGAACGGTCCCACTCTGAAGACGTCCAAACAAGTTCACATCGTCTTCCTCCCCGACAGATACACAACTCTCATAGAGGTGGAGGACagcgagggaagagaggaggaggagaggaaaaaagAGGCGAAGGAGAAGAGAAAAAAGGAGAAACACAAGAAGTACAGAAAG AACGTCGGGAAGGCTCTGCGGTTCGGCTGGCGATGTCTGGTTGCCGGGTTACAGAGCTTAGCGAGCGGCTATGCTACACCCCTTTCGGCTGCAGCCACGTTGGTGACCGACGTCCACAGAACTCACCGCTAG